The Equus caballus isolate H_3958 breed thoroughbred chromosome 25, TB-T2T, whole genome shotgun sequence nucleotide sequence CCCGCCCAGACAGCTCCTGCCCTCTTCAGATGTGGCTGACCGGCCCGTCTTCACTGAGGGCTTCCCCGCCTAGCTAACCCACTGTGGCTCTCTCCTGGGGACACTCCGCTTCTCTCACTGCACTTGTTACGAGTTACAAGTACACATTCAGGGGTTCCTTGTttatctgtctcctcctctaGGCCAGCGCTGTCCAACAGAAAGATAATACGAGCCACTGATGTCATTTAAAACCTTCCAGTGGTCACATGAAAATGAATTTCATTGagttttaatgaattaataatgtattttatttaacctaatattttaaaatgcaatcatttcaacatgtaatcagtatCTAAAagtattaatgagatatttcacatttcCTTCATGCCAGGCCCTctaaatccagtgtgtattttccTGGTACACCACAGCTCGCTTTGGACGaactacatttcaagtgctcagcagcCACATGAGGCTGGTGGTCATGGCAATGGACAGCACAGGCCTGGAGGGACAGTCCTACAAGGGCAGGGACCCTGTTGGTTTGCTACACTATGGTATCCATAATGCTTGACAGACAACAGACATTCATTCAAAAGTGACGAATAGCCTAACACAAAAGTAACTATTTAAGGAATTTTGGGGCATTAATCCCATATAAAAGCAAACGTATTCAAGAAGAGAACTGAAAAAGCACTATAATATAAGTGGATTTTGAGATTAAACACCTTACGTGTTTAAGTGAAGACAAAGCAATCTTCACAACATCCTACAGTTCCTCACGTGCGGACTGGCGTTTATGTTATTACTAACGCGACACAGAAGCAGCCCTAGTCAAATACTAACCATTTCTGAAGGCAATCCAGAACTACCTCAGATGACACGATCCCCGCAGTCTCAGAAATTCTCTATAGATGCAGACTATGGTGAATAGAGACTGGGAATCCCTCACTAGTAAGGATCAAGCTTTCTAGTAGTTTCCTTCTCAAGGCAATCAGAGTCcttctgagattaaaaaaacctAAAGGCACCCTCGAAGCAACAGAAAAGAGGACATCAGAGAGAAACAGCGTACAAAGCAGGGAAACAGGTGTACTGCCCTTTCAAGCCTTGAAATTCCTTGATTTTTGACTTTCCATGGTTTTTTTCAGTTAAGAATTCCTTAAACTGGACAAATATTCTCAGGGTGAATGGTCACAACACAAATAATATGGTACAAAATAATGAACTTCATTAGAACGACAGACTTTTAGTACTCTAAAACCTTCATTCCCACATTTATATCACAGGTAGAAAAACACATTACCTCAGCTGCCACCATTAATTTACCAAAAGAATTCTGCTAAGTCCCATTTAAAATGTCACCCTCAGTGAATTTCCTTAAAGGTTCTGTCCACACTTGCCCACCGTTGGGGCTTGGGAAAGAGGGCGGGGTAGGTTTCAGTCTGCCTGGGGGACCTTGCCTCAACCTAAGGTTTATTCACATCagtaaaaactacaaaacaaaacaaaacagaacaccaaGGTCCTATCAACGCCTGAAGCTCAGATGACGTGTCTGTCCTGGTTTAGAACCTGTAGCTCAGTAGAACTCAAACGGCTCTGCTCGATTCACGGTCTGCTGCCCAGAGCGAGGCCAAGTGGCTGGGCCACTGGAGGCTGCGTGGGCCTCAGAGGCAGGAGCTGATGCTTCCTTGCTTATCCGTTTGTCCTTGAGCAGAGCGCTCACCCACAGCCAACACCTACATTTCACCTACGTTTGTTTTATTCAGAATGTTGGAAACAAACTATAATTGGgtattttattaggaaaaaagggagaagagaatgcCCATCTCCACATGAAACACTCTGCACTGACACCACCGAATCACACTTAAATGACCTCATGCTAGTGAGTACCTCCCTCTTCAAAAATGTACTGAAAACCCAAAGAACGGGGCAAGTGCTAAAGGGAACACCACATTGAGAAGGAACGTCTGGGTTCACCAGGAGCTTACAAGTcagcagagagcagagaaaacTTCACAAGCAACATagagaagcagagcatgctgagcgcgaaaatgaaagcataaagaaaaagcTGAGGACTCCCAATGGCGAAGATCTCAAAAGGCTTACAAAAGAGGCGGAAATTGAAACGGGCCCTGAAGACACACACTTGACAGCAAATACACACTCTGgttgcacacacaaaaatcttcatgacattttctgttttaatctgTTCTTGTCGACATTTGGATCCACAGCATCAGTAAAGACGAGAGAAATGTTCTGTCTCAAGGTGCTAAGACTTTTTTCTTACCtgcctttgtgttttttttaatttttatttttttgctgaggaagattcgtcctcagctaacatctgttgccagtcttcctcttttttttgcttgaggaagattagctctgagctaacatctgcgccaatcttcctctattttgtttgtgggtcattgccacagcatggctgatgagtggtgtaggtccatgcccaggatccaaacccacgaacccaggctgccgaagtggagcatgtgaacttaatcactacaccacggggccagcccctcttaccTGCCTTTGTAATTATTGACATCGAACATCTTCTTTGCTCGATAGTATACGAGTTTCCAGGGCCGGGCAATGCCCTTACCTGAAGTCAGAAGAAAGGCAGTCAGAGGGCCATGCAGAGCATGGCATGAAATGCAGTCACAACCATAACAGGACCCAGAGTAGCCCCTTTAACAACACTAACTACCCCAGACCCTGTGTAAAGGCTGGGATTTCAGAAGTCCTGCAGAAAGCTATCTTGAGGAGCAGATGTACAAAATCACCAGTTTCCTTGGAGGTCTCTGAAAACTAGATGCTCAGTATGTAGAGGCTCCAGCTTCTAGCCTACTGAATTCGTGGAAAAGACTCTTATAAGGCAAAGTAATTTCAACATAATTTGATTTAAGAGGAAGGGATGCTAAGGCGGGGGACACATGCCAACAGTTTTCCATGAGATAATCAAAAAAACTTTCCAAACAAATAAGCTTTTCTAGCTTTCCCCCTCTAAAGATGAAACAATCCCTCAACAGGGCTCacaattctgttttcctttgtgcaTTCCAGAGAACGCCTAAGAAATTATCCTCTTTAAgtttaaaagagattttttttccccctccaatCCTATATTGTTTCATGACCTTCCAACTTTCCAAGCGTCACCTCCAGGAGGAGGGTGCCAGCCACGAAGCACATAACGGCTACTCTTAACTCAGGAGAGCCTGGTGCATAGAAGCATGTGCTTTGTGCAATATATGCAAAATCTATGTAACAAAGAACAGGAAGAGAAACCAAAACTGCAATTATCACCAAGTAGGAAAGCTAGAAgttgattatttaattttttataaaatctgTAAAAGCACTATACTTAGGAGACATGAACACATTCCAAACCCCCAAAGGTACAGGCTGGCAACAAAATACTGTTAACCATAGCAGCAGTTACCATGCATCGCAAGCACGGAATGGGCCAGGCGCTCTGCTGAATTCTTACCATGGCTCATCCGTTTAAGGTTGGAAGGCTGTGGAGGATCAAAGAGTGAACAGTTGCAAACTTACCAATGTGCAATCTAaatgagtattttctttttaaatcggTGATCATGGATTTCTCCTCTGGGTATCTGTCTGTGTACAGAAGCTTGTCTGCATTCTCAATTCCTGTCAGGGATAGAAACTCTTGCACGTTTTTCTCTAACTGCTTATTTTCCTTTACAGAAAACTTGCCAAATTTAATAGCGACACCTAGGATTTGGGTGGGGAGAAAAAGTACGTACTGTCAATAATGAAGAAAAGCAGACTTAGCCCGTGGGCGTCAGCAATTACAGTACAGCGGCCTGGCGGCTCCTCCCTGCGGGGAGCGGCCCTGGCCCGTGCACCCGGCACTCGCTCTCCCAGTCCCCACCGTGGAACTCGGCTTTCCTTCAGAGGTCAGCTCAGGCCACGCTCTTCTCCCCAGGTCTTCCCTCGTCATCCCGTTGCAAACTGACTTTTCCTGATTCatcaatctctttttaaaatagttattttttatattaaaaagtaatatatattcattaaaaattcaaacagtattgaaataaaagtttaaaagatgTCTCCCTTTTACTCTCCTCTACTCCCTCTAAGGCAGTCTGTGAATTGGTGGGCATGAATGCGAATACTTATGTATATTCTCTATGCAGATATATTAGGGAGAGGGGTGACAATCTCATTGCTCTTTACACTCTATTTGTCTTCGTAACTCAAAGCACTCAAGTTTCATTATTGAAATGCAGTAGTGATTGCATTTTACAGTATATTTTTCTATCCttaggtttattttaaaaatatctcataaAATACATACTCATGAAAATTTCAACatagaatacacaaataaaatggGATCATTCTACAGATATGGCTCtataaattgtgtttttctcacttaatttgtctatttttaaaaactactctCTTCAACATGATGAATTCCATATGGCTAAGGcccctctttttacttttttcaatgaCTGCTGGTACTGGGCCTCACACAGCAGACACTTGATAAACATTGCTCATTTGCAGTATACAGCTTTAGATCTATAGTTCATTCTTAAACCCAATAAGCTTTCTGGGAGGTTCTTGTAACACAGTGAAATGAAGGAGGAGACCAAGTTGTGTCTTGCAGGAAACCATGCCCACTACAACCAGCATGCCCTCAAATTAACATCTCGGGGAAAGACATTACACCTCATCGAAGTTGATGATGTTAATAtgagcattttaattttattttacttctgtatCCTTCCTAGTGTCGCAGCCAATTAACCTCCTCTTTGTCTTCTCCAGGAGTGCTCTGCTAGTCTGTGGATTATCTGGGTCTTTCAGCCCCATTCTTCCTTGTCTCCTCCCAGAAGCTGGGCAAAGAGGAGGAAAACCAGTGCCTTTCATTTTGCTAATTTTACAGCTCAGACAACAATTCTAGAAGGAgataaagctgaaagaattctTCTTGTGAACCTACAAATCCGAATGTTTCACAAAAGAAACTCAGGGCTTAGTTATAAGCATAGAAAAGTCCAACAAATATTGAAGTTCCGCAAACTCACCCTGCGCTTTAAATTCTTTAAACCGTCCCAAGTCATCCCGATACAGGCGCTTGATTGTGGTGGCCGCCCGCTCCCTGATGTCAGGAATGAACTCTTGGAGCTGCTTCACGGCAGAATCCAAATCCACATCAGAATCAACAGAATCTCTCGAATCTTCAGATAAATACTTTGTCTCAGAATCTTTAGCCGATTCCAAATTGCTTTCTTGTTCACTTGTAGGTTCTAACCTAAGGGGGAAAACTGGACTGTTAACGTTAATATATCGCCTGCCCTGAtggcttttaaattcttttcttaaaatgacTGTCACTTAGGCTACGACAGCATTAAAGCTAGAAGAGATCTTGGAGTTGATCCAGTCTCTGAAATCTGAACTCTTTCATGTAACTTCGCTAATTTGCACATCCCCCAGAGGCTGCCGAGAAGGTGAACCCACCACCCTAAGCCCTCTGTCCACCACGTATTACTTCTCATATTACCATGTCTCAATGTTTTTGCTTTAGACATTGACTTCCTAATAAGCTAAGCCTTCTTTTACCTGCAGTGACACTCAAGACACCGCTCCCTGACCCTTCCAATGAGTTAAGTTTACAATGATGATTGCTAATTAGTTAAATCAATTCAGGGTTTACATGGTTACAGTTGCTTTGCTGCTGTTAATAATGGCCACATTTTTTCCCTTGGCTTAGTTTTCCATGTATCGACCGCTAATTCACGCCCAAACTCTCTGCCAGATGTCCAAATCTCCTCTTAGTACGTTCAATTGTATCAGCTACCCACTCGGAcaggaaactgaaaacaaaattgtGTGCATTTGTTTAAGCAAAGGGTCAACAGCTTTCAGAGGGCCCATGTAATACAAATTAAGAACCACAGTCCCAGAACATTCTTGCCTCACTTTCAGTGTTCTGAAAATGTCCTTGATACGATGGCCCAGCGATGACATGAGTGGGCCCACAACCATTATCAATTCCACCTCAAGCGGGGCCCACTCCCACTTAACATCTACGTGAAACTATTTAAAGCCAGGACATCTTAACAAATGTGAGAAAGTCACTGAGCAAAAATGGGGAGAAAATCTGTCCCAAGTCCCAGGAACTGAgataaagtggttaaaaaaaattcctgcatTTATTCACCAGACAGtatatttaaatgataattatataaataatgataTCTACATTTCTTTTATTAGTGAGAACCctaataaaagtttttttcctgctctgtaaCATTCTAAGTTATCTAATCCCTTCTTCTGTCTATATGCATAGAGACAAACAAAAGTAACTGGGGGGGGGTCTTAAAATGCCTTCTAAACTTATTCACAGGATTTCAGAGCTGGAAGAATTCTTAGTGAAAATCTAATCTAACCGCCTATTTCATACACGAAGAAAGGAAGCTACCTGCCAAGTTCACTCGGTTGAATGTGTACACTGATCTGTACATTTGATGGTCTCTTTATGATTTCTGCCATTTACCGTGTTCGTGCTGAATAAAGAGGTCACGGGCAGAATTCCTACAAAAGACGCCCACCCTGTGAAGGCACAGCATTCCCACGTTACCTGTGCACCTCTCCGGAACaggcctctgttttctcctcttgtGGCCTGGGGCTCGCACTTTCTTCCATCAAGGTACCATTACCTTCCGGTGAATCAAAGGGTGTGTCGTCAAAGCCCGCAGTGAGCACGGAAAGATCACCAGATGCGACGGCACTGTCAACAGACGACCTTCGCTTCCTCTTCTTGGACTTTTTCTTCACCTTGTGGGCCTTCTCCCTGCCTTCTGCAGTCTCGACCTCACCGACCAGCGGCAATGCCTCAGAGCACGTGTTCTCAGGACTCTCGGGCACAGCCAATACCTCAAATTCCTGGTCAtctgaaatttttctcttttttttcttagactTCTTTTTACCAGCAGATGCTGGTAGTTGTGTGATTTCACCTTCTAGGTCTGCAGAAGGCAGGGATTCCTGCTCGTGTGATTCCGATTGGGGTGGGGCGATGCTCGCACATAAGCTTTCCTCTAGGGCGTCACAAGATTCAACTTTCCTCCGacgttttttgttctttttttccctaacttCATTGTGCAGTCCTTCTGACTCATTTTTACGTGACTTAGTAACTGAAAGTGGTTCATCTGCTTCAGGCTCTTTGCTAGACTTTTGTTTCTCGCTCACGTCAACGTAGATGACATCGACATCTCTTCTAAAGTTTTCTGGCgtgctcttgattttttttttatccactaGGACACACAcaacatctttttcttcatctatccCTAAAGCatgatctcttctcttttttttcttcttgggtaTAGAAGTAGCCTTTTCAGTCTCATCACAGATTTccgatttttccaaagaagaaacgAGATGCCAGgaatcctttctccttttttcactCTTAGGTACGTGAGGCTGTTCATTCGCCAGCGGGGAGTCTCTGAAACTTTCATGGGAACGCCTCCGATGTCTTTTCTTATATAcagaatactttttctttttcttatcaaaaACTGGACTGTGGATTTCCAATCCGCTTGATTCTCCTTCCATTTTATTCCTATAGGGAAACTTGACAACAATGATTTATTTTTGCAAAGCATTTTAAACATTagcctcaggagaaaaaaatcacagaaaaatgaaattgtatgACAAATGACAAGCCTGGAGTCAcgattataaattttatattattctaaATGCACAGGCGGCTCACACCAACTCACTCTGTCTGGTCCCACTGCCTTTATGatgtacaaaaaataattaacagaGAACAGCAGTGCCTGTACGAGCAAGCCCTTGTTCCCCTCACTGCTTCATCTTTTACCTCTCCTTCCCAACTCTGTGCTCCACCCACACAGGCCTTTTTTTTGGTGCCCCAAACATGCCACAAACCTTCCCTTGGCTCAAGGTCTTACAGTATATGATTCCCTCTCTCCGGAATGCCCTCTAATGCCTccccccatccctgcctccttTCATCATTCAGAGCTTGGCTTGGATGTCACTTCTTCAAGAAGGCTTTCCCTAGTTAAAAGGATATACACATCATGATACcatgtatattaattttaaaacacacaaaataactTCATGTATCTTTTCTGAATGGATACATACGTAGTAAAACTATGAATGCAGGCATGGGGATTATAATTGGCAAATTCAGAGATTAGGGACAAGTATAGATTATATctgtaatcttttattttttcaataaataaaatcaatacaaGAGTGCTTGTTATATTTTTATCCATACTTACTTGAATGCCCGAAATAGTTCACTTAAAAAGCAAGGAGCAGAACAAGGGTATAGATTGCTTTCCTTTGTGTTTAAAAACGAGCAACCAAAGGATATAAatgaataagtatttattaaaaaaaaaaaaaaagagagaaagcaagcaagcaagcttTCCCTGATTCCTTGGGTTTGGCCCATCCCCCAAATGACATACTTTCATAGCAAATTGTACTTCTCTTTTGTGGCATTTAGCCCAACTgtagttttaaaaacaattatttaattaGTCATTAAAAGCTGTCTCCCCTACTAAAAATGTGAATTCCAAGAAGAAAGGAGGtttatctgttttgttccccTCTGCACTTCCACCATGGAGAAGCCCTGTCCCAGAACTCCATCCCAGAGCAAGCCCCAGCGTCTTCACCAGGGGGCACCAAGTGCCCACTGCCCTCCAACCCGACCACCTTTTGAGAAAGAGGCTGAACGGGCCTTTTACTGTCCAAAAAGCAGTCAAAATTCTGCAACAAGTTGGAACAAAGTTTAATAAGGCTCCAACATCAACACACATCAGAACATATGCATTTTGGAGTTTAAATACAGTCACATAGATATACTTTATGATAGAGAtggttaaaaatataattttacaaaCACATCTTATAACTTTCCTTGCTCTATACTGCTTCTGGGTTCCAATTTcttagcttttatttctctttgactaggtaatacattcacatggttcaaaaatcaaaataatcttTTCTTACTTCCCGTCCTTCCTTACACAGAAGGTAGCATCCATATAGTCTGATCTGCATTTTGCTATTTTCACTTAACAACAGATCCTGGACATCTCTCTCTATCAGTGGTTTTTCAAGTCTGAAGGCCAAGCACATCTTCTACAGAAGGCACCTAATTTATCCTAGGCAGTAAAGGGCAGCTATAAGAATTGTGCGGCTGGAGGGAAGTggaatatgaaagaaaatgtgGACTTACACCTCTAAGCCAAGCCCCCGGCCCCGGGATCTCATCTTCAGTGGAGGCATCCAAAGCTTCCATCCAGGCCTTCCTCCTGAAGTCACTGTGAGATGCATGGAAACCTAGCTACGACTTCTTTGAGCTCTCAGCTCTAAGCAGAGTGAGTGCTTCAAGCTGACTCCCAGTTCAGAGAGGCTCCAGCCGACTTTGTCCGTCTTATATACTACTGCAGCTCCAGCATCGAGCTGGAATTGTAATAGCTTTTTTGGAATGAATTAATGCCTTCTCTTTGGCTGCCTTCAAACTGTTAAGAATGGCTGGAGAAAAAACTCACAACTGGGCAGACGTGCACCACTCTAAACACATGGTTGCTCACTACAGCTGGGACCTGAACACTGCTCAGCGGTCAGTGTCCCTCTAGATCTGCGCTGTCCAATACAGCAGCCACTAGCAACACGAGGCTGCTGAGCACCTGAAATGCGGCCAGGCCAAACTGTGCTCTAAGTGTAAAAGAGACattggatttcaaagactttgcGCACGGATGGTAAAATAGCTCACtcataatttttgtatgttgctttCGTGTTGAAATAATAGTTTGGATATTGTTAAGTAAAATACATTCCTAATTCCaacttcctttttgtttcttaacGTGGCTACTAGCAAATTTTAAATTCCCTATGTCGCTTGCATTCTATTTTTCTGGACGGCAATGCTCCAGACAGCTCATTCGTCCGCTCTTCTTACAACAATTATCTCAAATCTCCTTAACTCTCAACGAACTTCTAAATTCCATTCTTCCCCTCAATTGCAGCAGACTAACTTGCCCATGACTTCATACTCTCACACATTAGACAAGAAATATGTCACCCTCCAAATTTAACCCGGCTGCCTGCACCTGCcctgtcctccttccctcttgCTGCAATAAAGCAAGTGTCCCTTCTCCTGCCAAAGGCCATTTCCTCCATGTGTGCTGGACCTCAAGCTCCTCTTGCACTCTCAGAGAGCCTGAGCCATCAGATGCCCCATCTCTCTCCTGCATTTTTAGCCTCTCCCTCTGCAGTGGCTCCCTTCTAGCAACACTCTAACAATTTTTAGTTCTatcttaaaaaacacaaaaacaacaacaacaaaatgcaaCCATCTTCTGACCCTAAAGTCCCATCTACCTATTCTCGTACCTCCCCTTCACagcaaaatttctctttttttttttaaagattttatttttcctttttctccccaaagccccctggtacatagttgtatatttttagtcgtgggtccttctggcttcgaaccggtgaaaccctgggccacggaagtggagcccgcaaacttaaccacttggccacagggccggcccacacAGCAAAGTTTCTTAAGAAACTgttctctccatttcctcacccTTGGTCCACTTCTTAACCCACGTCTTTGGAGCTTTCACCTCCACTACTCCCATGGTGAGACTACTCCAGTAAGAGTGCCTATGACCTTCAAGCCACTATATTCAAGAAACACTTTCCAGGCCCGTCTTTCAGGACCTCTTAATAACAATGAACAGAGCAGATGATTCCTTTAAATACTCTTTCACCTTacaacagtttctttcttttttgtaaacaCCTCTTAAACTTCTCCCTCTGGTCACCAGAACTCAgcacaacattttaaatatgtagtCACCTCTCGCTAAAAACTTTTTATGGTTTCCCGGTTATTCTTAAGATAAAGTCCAAAATCCTAACAGGTCTACCACGCTTCATGACCTAGTCTGG carries:
- the TTF1 gene encoding transcription termination factor 1 isoform X4; this translates as MEGESSGLEIHSPVFDKKKKKYSVYKKRHRRRSHESFRDSPLANEQPHVPKSEKRRKDSWHLVSSLEKSEICDETEKATSIPKKKKKRRDHALGIDEEKDVVCVLVDKKKIKSTPENFRRDVDVIYVDVSEKQKSSKEPEADEPLSVTKSRKNESEGLHNEVREKKNKKRRRKVESCDALEESLCASIAPPQSESHEQESLPSADLEGEITQLPASAGKKKSKKKKRKISDDQEFEVLAVPESPENTCSEALPLVGEVETAEGREKAHKVKKKSKKRKRRSSVDSAVASGDLSVLTAGFDDTPFDSPEGNGTLMEESASPRPQEEKTEACSGEVHRLEPTSEQESNLESAKDSETKYLSEDSRDSVDSDVDLDSAVKQLQEFIPDIRERAATTIKRLYRDDLGRFKEFKAQGVAIKFGKFSVKENKQLEKNVQEFLSLTGIENADKLLYTDRYPEEKSMITDLKRKYSFRLHIGKGIARPWKLVYYRAKKMFDVNNYKGRYSKGDAEKLKIYHSLHGNDWKKIGEMVARSSLSVALKFSQISSERNRGAWSKTETQKLIKAVEEVILKKMSPRELKEVDSRLQENPESCLSIVREKLYKGISWIEVEAKVETRNWMQCKSKWTEILTKRMTNGRDVYRGVNALQAKINLIESDVPPSYVQTKFYKLKATCVPFWQKKTFPEIIDYLYETSLPLLKEKLEKKLERKGTKVQAPAAPRQVFLFRDIFHCDDDSDGEDVDDRS
- the TTF1 gene encoding transcription termination factor 1 isoform X3, producing MEGESSGLEIHSPVFDKKKKKYSVYKKRHRRRSHESFRDSPLANEQPHVPKSEKRRKDSWHLVSSLEKSEICDETEKATSIPKKKKKRRDHALGIDEEKDVVCVLVDKKKIKSTPENFRRDVDVIYVDVSEKQKSSKEPEADEPLSVTKSRKNESEGLHNEVREKKNKKRRRKVESCDALEESLCASIAPPQSESHEQESLPSADLEGEITQLPASAGKKKSKKKKRKISDDQEFEVLAVPESPENTCSEALPLVGEVETAEGREKAHKVKKKSKKRKRRSSVDSAVASGDLSVLTAGFDDTPFDSPEGNGTLMEESASPRPQEEKTEACSGEVHRLEPTSEQESNLESAKDSETKYLSEDSRDSVDSDVDLDSAVKQLQEFIPDIRERAATTIKRLYRDDLGRFKEFKAQGVAIKFGKFSVKENKQLEKNVQEFLSLTGIENADKLLYTDRYPEEKSMITDLKRKYSFRLHIGKGIARPWKLVYYRAKKMFDVNNYKGRYSKGDAEKLKIYHSLHGNDWKKIGEMVARSSLSVALKFSQISSERNRGAWSKTETQKLIKAVEEVILKKMSPRELKEVDSRLQENPESCLSIVREKLYKGISWIEVEAKVETRNWMQCKSKWTEILTKRMTNGRDVYRGVNALQAKINLIERLYEINVEDANEIDWEDLASTIGDVPPSYVQTKFYKLKATCVPFWQKKTFPEIIDYLYETSLPLLKEKLEKKLERKGTKVQAPAAPRQVFLFRDIFHCDDDSDGEDVDDRS
- the TTF1 gene encoding transcription termination factor 1 isoform X1 — translated: MEALDASTEDEIPGPGAWLRGFPYRNKMEGESSGLEIHSPVFDKKKKKYSVYKKRHRRRSHESFRDSPLANEQPHVPKSEKRRKDSWHLVSSLEKSEICDETEKATSIPKKKKKRRDHALGIDEEKDVVCVLVDKKKIKSTPENFRRDVDVIYVDVSEKQKSSKEPEADEPLSVTKSRKNESEGLHNEVREKKNKKRRRKVESCDALEESLCASIAPPQSESHEQESLPSADLEGEITQLPASAGKKKSKKKKRKISDDQEFEVLAVPESPENTCSEALPLVGEVETAEGREKAHKVKKKSKKRKRRSSVDSAVASGDLSVLTAGFDDTPFDSPEGNGTLMEESASPRPQEEKTEACSGEVHRLEPTSEQESNLESAKDSETKYLSEDSRDSVDSDVDLDSAVKQLQEFIPDIRERAATTIKRLYRDDLGRFKEFKAQGVAIKFGKFSVKENKQLEKNVQEFLSLTGIENADKLLYTDRYPEEKSMITDLKRKYSFRLHIGKGIARPWKLVYYRAKKMFDVNNYKGRYSKGDAEKLKIYHSLHGNDWKKIGEMVARSSLSVALKFSQISSERNRGAWSKTETQKLIKAVEEVILKKMSPRELKEVDSRLQENPESCLSIVREKLYKGISWIEVEAKVETRNWMQCKSKWTEILTKRMTNGRDVYRGVNALQAKINLIERLYEINVEDANEIDWEDLASTIGDVPPSYVQTKFYKLKATCVPFWQKKTFPEIIDYLYETSLPLLKEKLEKKLERKGTKVQAPAAPRQVFLFRDIFHCDDDSDGEDVDDRS
- the TTF1 gene encoding transcription termination factor 1 isoform X2; translation: MEALDASTEDEIPGPGAWLRGFPYRNKMEGESSGLEIHSPVFDKKKKKYSVYKKRHRRRSHESFRDSPLANEQPHVPKSEKRRKDSWHLVSSLEKSEICDETEKATSIPKKKKKRRDHALGIDEEKDVVCVLVDKKKIKSTPENFRRDVDVIYVDVSEKQKSSKEPEADEPLSVTKSRKNESEGLHNEVREKKNKKRRRKVESCDALEESLCASIAPPQSESHEQESLPSADLEGEITQLPASAGKKKSKKKKRKISDDQEFEVLAVPESPENTCSEALPLVGEVETAEGREKAHKVKKKSKKRKRRSSVDSAVASGDLSVLTAGFDDTPFDSPEGNGTLMEESASPRPQEEKTEACSGEVHRLEPTSEQESNLESAKDSETKYLSEDSRDSVDSDVDLDSAVKQLQEFIPDIRERAATTIKRLYRDDLGRFKEFKAQGVAIKFGKFSVKENKQLEKNVQEFLSLTGIENADKLLYTDRYPEEKSMITDLKRKYSFRLHIGKGIARPWKLVYYRAKKMFDVNNYKGRYSKGDAEKLKIYHSLHGNDWKKIGEMVARSSLSVALKFSQISSERNRGAWSKTETQKLIKAVEEVILKKMSPRELKEVDSRLQENPESCLSIVREKLYKGISWIEVEAKVETRNWMQCKSKWTEILTKRMTNGRDVYRGVNALQAKINLIESDVPPSYVQTKFYKLKATCVPFWQKKTFPEIIDYLYETSLPLLKEKLEKKLERKGTKVQAPAAPRQVFLFRDIFHCDDDSDGEDVDDRS